A single window of Usitatibacter rugosus DNA harbors:
- the mdcA gene encoding malonate decarboxylase subunit alpha: MARAWNQGEQERARRLERARAAGLGKVVDAARIGDLLNAILVSGDRICVEGNNQKQADFLSGALAKLDPAVIHDLHVVQSTLSLPSHLDIFERGIARRLDFCFSGDQGVRMARLIKENKVEVGAIHTYLELYSRYFIDLTPRVSFVAAQSADREGNLYTGPNTEDTPAVVESTAFKQGIVVAQVNEIVEKVPRVDVPADWVGFVVKAPKPHHLEPIFTRDPAQVTEIQILMAMMVVKGIYGPYEIARLNHGIGFDTAAIELILPTYAESLGLKGKICKFMSVNPCPTLIPAIESGFVEAIHCAGSELGMEAYCAARPDVFFNGPDGTMRSNRVFCQLAGHYTDLFTGSTLQMDLEGNSSTATLNRVTGFGGAPNFGSESRGRRHASPGWLKAGLESARHGSTMPRGRKLVVQLVETFQDKMAPTFVERLDAWKLQEDFGLSLPPVMVYGDDVTHLVTEEGIAHLHRCETLAEREQAIRNVAGYTPVGLARDRKVGENLQGRGIVQRPADLGIDPRMATRDLLAARSVKDLVRWSGGLYDPPKRFRNW; this comes from the coding sequence ATGGCCCGCGCCTGGAACCAGGGCGAGCAGGAGCGAGCGCGGCGCCTCGAGCGCGCCCGCGCCGCAGGCCTGGGCAAGGTCGTCGATGCCGCGCGCATTGGCGACCTGTTGAATGCCATCCTCGTTTCCGGCGATCGCATCTGCGTCGAGGGCAACAACCAGAAGCAGGCCGACTTCCTCTCGGGTGCGCTGGCGAAGCTCGATCCCGCGGTGATCCACGATCTGCACGTCGTGCAGTCGACGCTGTCGCTGCCTTCGCACCTGGATATCTTCGAGCGGGGTATCGCCCGCCGCCTGGACTTCTGCTTCTCCGGCGACCAGGGCGTGCGCATGGCGCGCCTGATCAAGGAGAACAAGGTCGAGGTGGGCGCGATCCACACCTACCTCGAGCTCTACAGCCGCTACTTCATCGATCTCACGCCGCGCGTGTCTTTCGTGGCGGCGCAGAGCGCGGACCGCGAAGGCAACCTCTATACGGGCCCCAACACCGAGGACACGCCCGCGGTCGTCGAGAGCACGGCGTTCAAGCAGGGCATCGTGGTCGCGCAGGTGAACGAGATCGTCGAGAAAGTCCCGCGCGTCGATGTTCCCGCCGACTGGGTCGGCTTCGTCGTGAAGGCGCCCAAGCCGCACCATCTCGAACCCATCTTCACGCGCGACCCGGCGCAGGTCACCGAGATCCAGATCCTCATGGCGATGATGGTCGTGAAGGGCATCTACGGCCCCTACGAGATCGCGCGCCTGAACCACGGCATCGGTTTCGACACGGCGGCGATCGAGCTCATCCTGCCCACGTACGCGGAGAGCCTCGGCTTGAAGGGGAAGATCTGCAAGTTCATGTCGGTGAACCCGTGCCCGACGCTGATCCCCGCCATCGAGTCCGGCTTCGTGGAGGCGATCCATTGCGCAGGCTCCGAGCTCGGCATGGAGGCGTACTGCGCCGCGCGGCCCGACGTATTCTTCAACGGACCCGACGGCACCATGCGATCGAACCGCGTGTTCTGCCAGTTGGCCGGGCATTACACCGATCTCTTCACCGGATCCACGCTGCAGATGGACCTCGAGGGCAATTCGTCGACGGCCACGTTGAATCGCGTGACGGGCTTCGGTGGAGCGCCCAACTTCGGCAGCGAGTCGCGCGGACGCCGTCACGCAAGCCCCGGTTGGCTGAAGGCGGGCCTCGAAAGCGCGCGCCACGGCTCGACAATGCCGCGCGGCCGGAAGCTCGTCGTGCAGCTGGTCGAGACCTTCCAGGACAAGATGGCGCCCACGTTCGTCGAGCGCCTCGATGCGTGGAAGCTGCAGGAAGACTTCGGCCTGTCACTTCCGCCGGTCATGGTCTATGGCGACGACGTGACGCACCTCGTGACGGAGGAGGGCATCGCGCACCTGCACCGCTGCGAGACGCTGGCCGAGCGCGAGCAGGCGATCCGCAATGTCGCGGGCTACACGCCCGTCGGCCTGGCGCGCGATCGCAAGGTGGGCGAGAACCTGCAAGGCCGCGGCATCGTGCAGCGCCCCGCCGACCTCGGCATCGATCCGCGCATGGCCACGCGCGACCTCCTCGCCGCCCGCTCGGTGAAGGACCTCGTGCGCTGGTCCGGCGGCCTCTACGATCCCCCCAAGCGTTTCCGCAACTGGTGA
- the mdcC gene encoding malonate decarboxylase acyl carrier protein — protein sequence MENLSFEFGPFPPGPLRSEPVIVGVVGSGNMEALCEPTPLGGRMKIVVNTSVRGFGATWEAVLGDFAQRVRVPDLLVTINDAGATPAVVGLRLAQAAAELEAS from the coding sequence ATGGAAAATCTCTCCTTCGAGTTCGGTCCTTTCCCGCCTGGTCCGCTCCGCTCCGAACCCGTGATCGTCGGCGTGGTCGGCTCGGGAAACATGGAAGCGCTGTGCGAGCCCACGCCGCTCGGTGGCCGCATGAAGATCGTCGTGAACACGTCGGTGCGCGGCTTCGGCGCCACGTGGGAAGCGGTGCTCGGCGATTTCGCGCAGCGCGTTCGCGTGCCCGACCTGCTGGTGACGATCAACGATGCCGGCGCCACGCCGGCCGTCGTGGGCCTTCGCCTCGCGCAGGCGGCCGCGGAGCTGGAGGCCTCGTGA
- a CDS encoding biotin-independent malonate decarboxylase subunit beta, whose translation MTIANAGYLEATARQRVRRFFDAGSVHEWLGPAERVTSPHLPALEMPVAFDDGVVTGRATLEGKTVFFAAEEPEFMGGSVGEVHGAKLTGLLLRAARDKPAAVVLLLDTGGVRLHEANAGLIAISEIQRAVFDARAAGVPVVAVCAGSNGCYGGLGIVARGCDWVVMTEEGRLSVSGPEVIEAQKGVEEFDARDRALVWRTMGGKHRYLLGEADALVADRFDALRLAVASFFGRTRAIDLASVRAEHAALGRRLERFATAGDATDVWASLGVAEPKAVPMLTPGDFVAMADRVRERADA comes from the coding sequence GTGACCATCGCCAACGCCGGTTACCTGGAGGCCACGGCGCGCCAGCGCGTGCGCCGCTTCTTCGACGCGGGCAGCGTGCACGAATGGCTGGGGCCGGCCGAGCGCGTGACGAGCCCGCACCTGCCCGCGCTGGAGATGCCCGTCGCGTTCGACGATGGGGTCGTCACGGGCCGGGCCACGCTCGAGGGAAAGACGGTGTTCTTCGCGGCCGAGGAGCCGGAGTTCATGGGCGGTTCGGTGGGCGAGGTGCATGGCGCCAAGTTGACGGGCCTGCTGCTGCGCGCCGCGCGCGACAAGCCCGCGGCCGTGGTCCTGCTGCTCGATACGGGCGGTGTTCGATTGCACGAGGCAAATGCCGGCCTGATCGCGATCTCCGAGATTCAACGCGCGGTGTTCGATGCGCGCGCCGCGGGCGTGCCGGTCGTCGCGGTGTGCGCGGGCTCCAACGGTTGCTATGGCGGCCTGGGCATCGTCGCGCGCGGCTGCGACTGGGTCGTGATGACGGAGGAGGGGCGGCTCTCCGTCTCCGGTCCGGAGGTGATCGAGGCGCAGAAGGGCGTGGAGGAGTTCGACGCCCGTGATCGCGCGCTCGTCTGGCGCACGATGGGCGGCAAGCACCGGTATTTGCTGGGCGAGGCCGACGCGCTGGTCGCCGACCGCTTCGATGCGCTGCGTTTGGCGGTGGCGTCGTTCTTCGGGCGCACGCGCGCGATCGACCTCGCTTCCGTTCGCGCGGAGCACGCCGCGCTCGGGCGAAGGCTCGAACGCTTCGCAACCGCCGGCGACGCGACGGATGTCTGGGCGTCGCTGGGCGTGGCGGAGCCGAAAGCCGTGCCCATGCTCACGCCCGGCGATTTCGTCGCGATGGCCGACAGGGTCCGGGAGCGCGCCGATGCTTGA
- a CDS encoding fatty acid hydroxylase family protein, translating into MMTDKQRKFREKYVAEISPYYSGLLHIAVMYTAGIGAIVWCVSRMVNPTWEWLLVIPVAIGGNFIEWGMHKFVMHRLRDVFAVRAIYDRHTRQHHQYFTDNDHEIHSIQEFRIVFFPWRVLTVLAVAGGGLSLLVAQVLGANAGYVTFITMLGHYMVYETFHFCCHVPENGFVRNMPFVNTIRRHHAAHHNMGIMMHVNMNLTFPVADWAMGTSDLKRGLIGHLFNGYSDKHVKDELKPIIARFRNAKVEEERVTLEGPVLNDEEKQVLAKAA; encoded by the coding sequence ATGATGACCGATAAGCAGCGCAAGTTCCGCGAGAAGTACGTCGCCGAGATCAGCCCGTACTACAGCGGCCTGCTCCACATCGCGGTGATGTACACGGCCGGCATCGGCGCCATCGTGTGGTGCGTCTCGCGCATGGTGAACCCGACGTGGGAGTGGCTCCTCGTCATCCCGGTCGCGATCGGCGGCAACTTCATCGAGTGGGGCATGCACAAGTTCGTGATGCACCGGCTGCGGGATGTCTTCGCCGTGCGCGCCATCTACGACCGCCACACTCGCCAGCACCACCAGTACTTCACCGACAACGACCACGAGATCCATTCGATCCAGGAGTTCCGCATCGTGTTCTTCCCGTGGCGCGTGCTCACGGTGCTGGCCGTCGCGGGCGGCGGGCTGTCGCTCCTGGTCGCGCAGGTGCTGGGCGCGAATGCGGGCTACGTCACCTTCATCACGATGCTCGGCCACTACATGGTGTACGAGACGTTCCACTTCTGCTGCCACGTCCCCGAGAACGGGTTCGTGCGCAACATGCCGTTCGTGAACACCATCCGCCGCCACCACGCCGCGCACCACAACATGGGGATCATGATGCACGTGAACATGAACCTCACCTTCCCCGTCGCGGACTGGGCGATGGGGACGAGCGACTTGAAGCGCGGGCTGATCGGCCACCTGTTCAACGGGTACAGCGACAAGCACGTGAAGGACGAGCTGAAGCCGATCATCGCGCGCTTCCGCAATGCGAAGGTCGAAGAGGAGCGCGTGACGCTGGAGGGGCCGGTGCTGAACGACGAGGAGAAGCAGGTCCTCGCGAAGGCTGCTTAG
- the efp gene encoding elongation factor P yields the protein MKIAQELRSGNVIQINNDPWVVLKTEYNKGGRSAATMKLKMKNLLTGSNQETVYKADDRFELQILEKKEVNFSYFADPLYVFMDSEYNQIDIEKDSIGEAINYLEDGMTGEAVFYNGRAISFELPTTIVREVTYTEPAVRGDTSGKVLKPAKLSTGFEINVPAFCETGDRIEIDTRTHEYKRRVTA from the coding sequence ATGAAAATTGCCCAAGAACTGCGTAGCGGGAATGTGATCCAGATCAACAATGATCCGTGGGTCGTGCTCAAGACCGAATACAACAAAGGTGGCCGCAGCGCCGCCACCATGAAGCTCAAGATGAAGAACCTCCTGACGGGCAGCAACCAGGAGACGGTCTACAAGGCCGACGACCGCTTCGAGCTCCAGATCCTCGAGAAGAAGGAAGTGAACTTCTCGTACTTCGCCGACCCGCTCTACGTCTTCATGGACAGCGAGTACAACCAGATCGACATCGAGAAGGATTCGATCGGCGAAGCGATCAACTACCTCGAAGACGGCATGACCGGCGAAGCCGTGTTCTACAACGGCCGCGCGATCTCCTTCGAGCTGCCCACGACGATCGTTCGTGAGGTGACGTACACGGAGCCGGCGGTTCGCGGCGACACGTCGGGCAAGGTGCTCAAGCCCGCCAAGCTTTCGACGGGGTTCGAGATCAACGTGCCGGCGTTCTGCGAGACGGGCGACCGCATCGAGATCGACACCCGCACGCACGAGTACAAGCGTCGCGTCACTGCCTAA
- a CDS encoding biotin-independent malonate decarboxylase subunit gamma, with protein sequence MLDPILLCSQLFPGGHDVHIEGERVVGTGLAKAGEVAVVGTHGHAAIGADLAFALATDVLEVIEKHPKRPILMLVDTQGQRLSRRDEMLGNPGYLSHLAKCFEVARRRGHPLLALVYGEAVSGGFLALGLTADKTYATPDAQVRVMALPAMSRITQIPIERLESLCRTSPIFGPGAEHYEKLGAIESLWSGDLAGHLEAALALPAGSDRRRHLGAERGGRTAAHSVVERMLAAP encoded by the coding sequence ATGCTTGATCCGATCCTGCTTTGCAGCCAGCTCTTTCCCGGCGGCCACGATGTGCACATCGAGGGCGAGCGCGTGGTGGGCACCGGCCTCGCGAAGGCCGGCGAGGTCGCTGTCGTCGGAACGCACGGCCACGCGGCCATCGGAGCCGACCTCGCCTTCGCACTCGCCACCGATGTCCTCGAGGTGATCGAGAAGCATCCGAAGCGTCCCATCCTCATGCTCGTGGACACGCAGGGCCAGCGCCTCTCGCGCCGCGACGAGATGCTCGGCAATCCCGGCTATCTCTCCCACCTCGCGAAGTGCTTCGAGGTCGCGCGCCGCCGCGGACATCCGCTGCTGGCGCTGGTGTATGGCGAGGCGGTGAGCGGCGGCTTCCTCGCGCTCGGACTCACCGCGGACAAGACGTATGCGACGCCGGACGCGCAGGTTCGCGTGATGGCGCTGCCCGCGATGTCGCGCATCACGCAAATTCCGATCGAGCGCCTCGAGTCGCTGTGCCGCACTTCGCCCATCTTCGGACCGGGCGCGGAGCACTACGAGAAGCTGGGCGCGATCGAGAGCCTGTGGTCGGGGGATCTCGCGGGCCACCTCGAGGCCGCTCTCGCGCTCCCGGCGGGCTCCGATCGGCGCCGCCACCTGGGTGCCGAACGCGGGGGCCGCACGGCGGCGCATTCCGTCGTCGAGCGCATGCTCGCCGCGCCCTGA
- a CDS encoding GntR family transcriptional regulator, translated as MPKRPARADGPAQSLTDRAYADLEEMIVTLRLAPGAAVSEAELSEKLGIGRTPIREALQRLARERLVVILPRRGILVSEINVKSQLRLLEVRRELERLVARSAAKRATEQEREQFREIVRSFERSAKANDDVAFMRTDRAFNELCSQASHNEFALGAMSLMHSLSRRFWYIHYKQAADMPMTAKLHADIARAIADGDATAAAKATDKLLDVIEKFTRDTTDI; from the coding sequence ATGCCGAAGCGTCCCGCCCGAGCCGACGGACCGGCCCAGAGCCTCACGGACCGCGCCTACGCGGATCTCGAGGAGATGATCGTCACGCTGCGGCTCGCGCCTGGCGCGGCCGTCTCCGAAGCGGAGCTCTCCGAGAAGCTGGGCATCGGAAGGACGCCGATCCGCGAAGCCCTGCAGCGCCTCGCGCGCGAACGCCTGGTGGTGATCCTCCCGCGCCGCGGCATCCTCGTCTCCGAGATCAACGTGAAGAGCCAGCTTCGCCTGCTCGAGGTGCGCAGGGAGCTGGAGCGCCTCGTGGCCCGCAGCGCGGCGAAGCGCGCCACCGAGCAGGAGCGCGAGCAGTTCCGCGAGATCGTGCGCAGCTTCGAGCGCTCCGCGAAGGCCAACGACGACGTGGCTTTCATGCGCACCGACCGCGCCTTCAACGAGCTTTGCAGCCAGGCGTCGCACAACGAGTTCGCCCTCGGTGCGATGAGCCTCATGCATTCGCTCTCGCGCCGGTTCTGGTACATCCACTACAAGCAGGCGGCCGACATGCCCATGACGGCGAAGCTGCACGCCGACATCGCGCGCGCCATCGCCGACGGCGATGCCACGGCCGCCGCGAAGGCCACCGACAAGCTGTTAGACGTCATCGAGAAGTTCACCCGCGACACCACCGACATCTAA
- a CDS encoding YncE family protein yields the protein MDRRSARLATLFTVLTLALPAAAALRESETIAVGAGVNNAAVDKTTGRLFTANVGPARNDAGSISVLGLDGLVTVLPSAGTPGDLAVSSALRSVVVTHPTADRVSLIDADTLSMRIVTTGQQPFAVAVIDSKNRAYVVGRNRVATTTFVPGQMSGNVTEVDLSTGATRVFAMPDMDPTSILAVGDRVFVMVKLYGFAQELPAYVRELDTASGTFGPAVSVGRRGMQMLGSASGDELYVLGHADFMRDAPSVRAALFVLDTATLAIKRTILLPDYTPVTYMADGTRVYNLPNIMGALTLDPLTGNVYALDMFNKRFSIVNPATGALTAVELEFSTRSIAFEPVSRNLYVGFSYGGYAAVYSAGGDRLDTIALGETFQPGSLVALSIAVNPLSGAAYAINTGPGTVSILRAPESLVSQAFNATDLWWNANESGWGIYLEQQGTTMFGALFLRDEAGAPRWYTMSEGKRAGNGSFSGTLYRMQGLAGAGVRATAVGTLTFAPDSNDSASLSYTIGDAKRSTAITRTRFVSDRNCGWSNSAASKATHLPNYTALYYQPENSGWGLAVSHRGDTAFGVIFGYDAQQQPTWTLMSDGKSQAKGSGSAFGGTLYRVAGNSVAEIGSMSLAFGAEGSASLSYTADGKSANQLLQRHVFGAITSECGL from the coding sequence ATGGATCGCCGCTCCGCCCGCCTCGCCACCCTCTTCACCGTACTGACGCTCGCGCTGCCCGCTGCCGCGGCCCTGCGCGAATCCGAGACGATCGCCGTCGGCGCCGGTGTGAACAACGCCGCGGTCGACAAGACCACGGGCCGGCTCTTCACGGCCAACGTCGGACCCGCCCGCAACGACGCCGGCTCGATCTCGGTGCTGGGCCTCGACGGTTTGGTCACCGTGCTCCCGAGCGCGGGCACGCCGGGCGACCTCGCCGTGAGCTCCGCGTTGCGCTCGGTGGTCGTCACGCATCCCACGGCCGATCGCGTCAGCCTCATCGACGCCGATACGCTTTCGATGCGGATCGTCACGACCGGGCAGCAGCCGTTTGCCGTGGCCGTCATCGACTCGAAGAATCGCGCCTACGTCGTCGGCCGCAACCGGGTCGCGACCACGACCTTCGTCCCCGGCCAGATGAGCGGAAACGTCACCGAGGTGGATCTCTCGACAGGCGCCACGCGCGTCTTCGCGATGCCGGACATGGACCCGACCTCGATCCTCGCCGTCGGCGACCGCGTGTTCGTCATGGTGAAGCTCTACGGTTTTGCCCAGGAGCTGCCGGCGTACGTGCGAGAGCTCGACACGGCTTCGGGTACGTTCGGGCCCGCGGTGTCCGTGGGTCGGCGCGGGATGCAGATGCTCGGATCCGCTTCCGGCGACGAGCTCTACGTCCTCGGGCACGCCGACTTCATGCGCGACGCCCCGAGCGTGCGCGCCGCGCTCTTCGTGCTCGACACGGCCACGCTGGCGATCAAGCGCACGATCCTGCTGCCGGACTACACGCCGGTCACCTACATGGCCGACGGGACGCGGGTCTACAACCTGCCGAACATCATGGGCGCGCTCACGCTCGATCCGCTGACCGGCAACGTGTATGCGCTGGACATGTTCAACAAGCGCTTCTCGATCGTGAACCCGGCCACCGGCGCCCTGACGGCCGTGGAGCTCGAATTCTCCACGCGCTCGATCGCCTTCGAGCCGGTGTCGCGCAACCTCTACGTGGGGTTCAGCTACGGCGGCTATGCCGCGGTGTACTCCGCGGGCGGCGATCGCCTCGACACCATCGCCCTCGGAGAGACCTTCCAACCCGGCTCGCTCGTGGCGCTGAGCATCGCGGTGAATCCGCTCAGCGGCGCGGCGTATGCCATCAACACGGGTCCGGGCACGGTCTCGATCCTGCGCGCTCCGGAATCGCTCGTCTCGCAGGCCTTCAATGCCACCGACCTCTGGTGGAATGCCAACGAGAGCGGCTGGGGCATCTACCTCGAGCAGCAGGGCACCACGATGTTCGGTGCGCTCTTCCTGCGCGACGAAGCGGGCGCCCCGCGCTGGTACACGATGTCCGAGGGCAAGCGCGCGGGTAACGGCTCCTTCTCCGGCACGCTCTATCGCATGCAAGGCCTCGCCGGCGCCGGCGTCCGCGCGACCGCGGTCGGCACGCTCACCTTCGCGCCGGACTCCAACGACAGCGCATCGCTCAGCTACACGATCGGCGACGCGAAGCGCAGCACGGCGATCACGCGCACCCGGTTCGTGAGCGACCGCAACTGCGGCTGGAGCAACTCCGCGGCAAGCAAGGCGACCCACCTGCCGAACTACACCGCGCTCTACTACCAGCCGGAGAACTCGGGCTGGGGCCTCGCGGTCTCGCATCGCGGCGACACGGCCTTCGGCGTGATCTTCGGCTACGACGCCCAGCAGCAGCCGACGTGGACGCTGATGTCCGACGGCAAGAGCCAGGCGAAGGGCAGCGGCAGCGCATTCGGCGGCACGCTCTACCGCGTGGCGGGCAACTCGGTGGCGGAGATCGGGTCGATGTCGCTCGCGTTCGGGGCCGAGGGATCCGCCTCGCTCTCGTACACGGCGGACGGCAAGTCAGCGAACCAGCTGCTTCAGCGGCATGTGTTCGGGGCGATCACGAGCGAGTGCGGCTTGTAG
- a CDS encoding Bug family tripartite tricarboxylate transporter substrate binding protein: MNHQRRTVLHGLAAGAAALTLPGVARAAFPDKPVKMIIGYSTGGATDATGRLVGRYLEKGLGQPVVPDYKPGAGASLGADFVAKSTGDGYTIGLTDSGPMTIMPNLRKVGYDPLKDFTALSYVCATGLVVLVHPSVPANNIKDLIALAKAQPDKLNYASSGVGSVHHLAGELFKAQAGVKMTHVPYKGAAPALTDLIGGQVPVMFATIGPALQMIQAGKARALAVTSAKRSAPLPDVPTVAETIPGYEAVLWFMMVGPASLPAPVAQRFEKDLKSALVDADLIKELEKLGNEDVGPRTPAQVNEMLKADLAKWGKVIREANITLES, translated from the coding sequence ATGAACCACCAACGACGCACCGTGCTGCACGGCTTGGCCGCCGGCGCAGCGGCCCTCACCCTTCCCGGCGTCGCACGCGCCGCGTTTCCCGACAAGCCGGTGAAGATGATCATCGGCTACTCGACCGGAGGGGCCACCGACGCAACCGGCCGCCTCGTGGGCCGTTACCTCGAGAAGGGGTTGGGACAGCCCGTCGTGCCGGACTACAAGCCGGGCGCGGGCGCCTCGCTGGGCGCGGACTTCGTCGCCAAGTCCACCGGCGACGGCTACACCATCGGCCTCACCGATTCGGGCCCGATGACGATCATGCCGAACCTGCGCAAGGTCGGTTACGACCCGCTGAAGGATTTCACCGCGCTCTCGTACGTGTGCGCGACGGGCCTCGTGGTTCTCGTGCACCCCAGCGTGCCCGCCAACAACATCAAGGACCTGATCGCGCTCGCCAAGGCGCAGCCGGACAAGCTCAACTACGCGAGCTCGGGCGTGGGTTCCGTGCACCACCTCGCGGGCGAGCTCTTCAAGGCGCAGGCCGGCGTGAAGATGACGCACGTGCCGTACAAGGGCGCGGCTCCGGCGCTCACCGATCTCATCGGCGGCCAGGTGCCGGTGATGTTCGCGACGATCGGCCCGGCCCTGCAGATGATCCAGGCCGGCAAGGCGCGCGCTCTCGCGGTCACGAGTGCCAAGCGCTCCGCCCCGCTGCCCGACGTGCCCACGGTCGCCGAGACGATCCCGGGCTACGAAGCCGTGCTGTGGTTCATGATGGTCGGCCCCGCGTCGCTGCCCGCGCCGGTCGCGCAGCGCTTCGAGAAGGACCTGAAATCGGCCCTCGTCGACGCCGACCTCATCAAGGAGCTGGAGAAGCTCGGCAACGAGGACGTCGGGCCGCGCACCCCCGCGCAGGTGAACGAGATGCTCAAGGCCGACCTCGCCAAGTGGGGCAAGGTGATCCGCGAAGCCAACATCACGCTCGAGAGTTGA
- a CDS encoding elongation factor P maturation arginine rhamnosyltransferase EarP translates to MDERWDIFCKVVDNYGDAGVAWRLAREVAREHGKRVRLWLGALEVLAVIRPEIDATRDTQELEGVEVVRWREDFTPADVADVVVETFGCDPPPAYVLAMAERSPRPRWINLEYLSAEDWVEGSHALPSPHTKLPLVKHYFFPGFTRKTGGLLREGDLVARREAWRLSHPREPGLRASVFAYPSAPVDELLAAFRASDPPVEAIRPGVDTPFLQQDRYDELLWSCDVNFVRGEDSFLRAQWAARPFIWHIYPTEDGAHWIKLSAFLARYTEGLDRPDAAAVTALWEAWNRGEGVAKAWEEFRARLPALGAHARSWADRQASRTDLASAIVDFADHVLK, encoded by the coding sequence ATGGACGAGCGCTGGGACATCTTCTGCAAGGTCGTCGATAACTACGGCGACGCCGGCGTGGCCTGGCGTCTCGCGCGGGAGGTCGCGCGCGAGCACGGCAAGCGCGTGCGCCTGTGGCTGGGCGCGCTCGAGGTGCTCGCCGTTATCCGCCCCGAGATCGATGCGACGCGAGACACGCAGGAACTGGAAGGCGTGGAGGTCGTGCGCTGGCGCGAGGACTTCACGCCCGCGGACGTCGCCGACGTGGTCGTCGAGACTTTCGGCTGCGATCCGCCGCCGGCCTACGTCCTCGCGATGGCGGAGCGCTCGCCGCGCCCGCGCTGGATCAACCTCGAGTACCTGAGCGCCGAGGACTGGGTGGAGGGCAGCCACGCGTTGCCCTCGCCGCATACGAAGCTGCCGCTGGTGAAGCACTACTTCTTCCCCGGCTTCACGCGCAAGACCGGTGGCCTGCTGCGCGAGGGCGATCTCGTCGCAAGGCGCGAGGCCTGGCGCCTCTCGCATCCGCGCGAGCCCGGGCTGCGCGCGAGCGTCTTCGCGTATCCGTCCGCGCCTGTCGACGAGCTGCTCGCCGCATTTCGCGCGAGTGATCCTCCCGTGGAGGCGATCCGCCCCGGTGTCGATACGCCGTTCCTCCAGCAGGACCGCTACGACGAGCTCCTGTGGTCCTGCGACGTGAACTTCGTCCGTGGGGAGGATTCCTTCCTGCGGGCGCAATGGGCGGCGCGACCTTTTATCTGGCACATCTATCCCACCGAGGACGGCGCCCACTGGATCAAGCTCTCGGCATTCCTTGCGCGCTATACCGAGGGCCTGGATCGCCCGGACGCCGCGGCGGTCACGGCGCTCTGGGAAGCCTGGAACCGGGGTGAGGGCGTGGCGAAGGCGTGGGAGGAATTCCGGGCCCGGCTGCCCGCCCTCGGGGCCCACGCCCGGAGCTGGGCGGATCGGCAGGCCTCCCGGACCGACCTTGCATCCGCAATTGTCGATTTCGCCGACCACGTGCTAAAATAG
- the panB gene encoding 3-methyl-2-oxobutanoate hydroxymethyltransferase, whose translation MAEKSEAPATPARKKRTIQEIRDSKHTGEKMVYMSVPEYTAARWAEMAGVDVAVVGDSLAMIAHGHTNTIPATMDMMTLHAQAIRRGAPNTFVLGCMPYQSYNTVDRALVNATRFMQEAGTDAVKPQGGKSQAHILKALVDSGIPTASHIGLTPHTVAMFGGFKIQGKTADTAMKILEDAFAIQDAGCFMLEFEAVPSKIARVISEQLEIPTIGIGAGVGTDGQILLCHDLLGVFTDFKPKFTKRFANLTEVAVKGITQYITEVKAGTFPDDDHSYGVDEKEYEKFVGLVEKRKHH comes from the coding sequence GTGGCCGAGAAGTCCGAAGCACCCGCAACGCCGGCGCGGAAGAAACGCACGATCCAGGAGATCCGCGACTCCAAGCACACCGGCGAGAAGATGGTCTACATGTCGGTGCCGGAGTACACCGCCGCCCGCTGGGCCGAGATGGCCGGCGTGGACGTGGCCGTGGTGGGCGACAGCCTCGCGATGATCGCGCACGGCCATACCAACACCATCCCCGCGACCATGGACATGATGACGCTGCACGCGCAGGCCATCCGCCGCGGCGCTCCCAACACCTTTGTATTGGGCTGCATGCCCTACCAGAGCTACAACACGGTCGATCGCGCCCTCGTGAACGCCACGCGCTTCATGCAGGAGGCGGGCACGGATGCGGTGAAGCCGCAAGGCGGCAAGTCGCAGGCCCACATCCTCAAGGCGCTGGTGGACAGCGGCATCCCCACGGCTTCGCACATCGGGCTCACGCCCCACACGGTCGCCATGTTCGGCGGCTTCAAGATCCAGGGCAAGACGGCGGACACGGCGATGAAGATCCTCGAGGACGCCTTCGCCATCCAGGACGCGGGCTGCTTCATGCTCGAATTCGAAGCGGTCCCCTCGAAGATCGCGCGCGTGATCAGCGAGCAGCTCGAGATCCCCACCATCGGCATCGGCGCCGGCGTGGGCACCGACGGGCAGATCCTGCTCTGCCACGACCTGCTCGGCGTCTTCACCGACTTCAAGCCCAAGTTCACCAAGCGCTTCGCGAACCTGACCGAGGTGGCCGTGAAGGGCATCACGCAATACATCACCGAGGTGAAGGCCGGCACGTTCCCCGACGACGACCACAGCTACGGCGTGGACGAGAAGGAATACGAGAAGTTCGTGGGCCTGGTCGAGAAGCGGAAGCACCACTAG